A genomic region of Eucalyptus grandis isolate ANBG69807.140 chromosome 5, ASM1654582v1, whole genome shotgun sequence contains the following coding sequences:
- the LOC120293988 gene encoding bifunctional protein FolD 4, chloroplastic-like has translation KPRTTKAVLADCTASPRPDSHPERPAPENGGDRRVLDFHRVPSLPREPPQDAAASAAVLVRRLSLPRRPCASSKVPSFRTLAVRASAPLPAAVANEASAKVIDGKYVSKLIRDEVSAEVSRMKEAIGVVPGLAVVLVGDRKDSATYVRNKKKACESVGINSFEVHLPADSKEEEVFKFISGFNDDPSVHGILVQLPLPSHMNEESILNAVSIEKDVDGFHPLNIGRLAMRGREPLFVPCTPKGCIELLHRYGIGIKGKRAVVIGRSNIVGMPAALLLQREDATISIVHSRTQNPEEIIREADIIIAAVGQANMVRGSWIKPGAVIIDVGINPVEDSKSSRGYKLVGDVCYEEACKVASAITPVPGGVGPMTIAMLLSNTLTSAKRAHNFQ, from the exons aAACCTCGTACAACGAAAGCAGTTCTTGCGGACTGTACGGCATCCCCACGACCCGATTCCCATCCGGAGAGACCCGCCCCCGAGAATGGTGGCGATCGGCGAGTGCTCGACTTCCACCGCGTCCCGTCTCTTCCCCGCGAGCCTCCGCAAgacgccgccgcctccgccgccgtctTGGTCCGCCGCCTGTCGCTGCCCCGCCGTCCTTGCGCCTCGTCAAAGGTTCCGTCTTTCCGGACCCTCGCCGTCCGCGCTTCCGCCCCACTTCCGG CTGCAGTAGCGAATGAGGCCAGTGCCAAAGTGATTGATGGGAAATATGTTTCGAAGCTTATCAGAGACGAGGTATCAGCTGAAGTATCAAGAATGAAGGAGGCGATTGGGGTTGTACCAGGGTTGGCGGTGGTTCTTGTTGGCGACAGGAAGGATTCGGCTACTTATGTACGCAACAAGAAGAAGGCTTGTGAGTCTGTGGGAATTAACTCCTTCGAAGTGCATTTGCCTGCAGactcaaaagaagaagaagtgttcaAGTTTATCTCAGGATTCAATGATGATCCTTCGGTTCATGGCATTCTTGTTCAGTTACCATTGCCTTCT CATATGAATGAGGAGAGTATCCTAAATGCAGTAAGTATTGAGAAAGATGTGGACGGTTTTCACCCACTCAACATTGGTCGACTTGCTATGAGAGGAAGAGAGCCCCTGTTTGTGCCTTGCACTCCTAAAGGTTGCATAGAGCTATTGCATAGATATGGTATTGGTATTAAGGGAAAGAGAGCTGTCGTGATTGGCCGAAGCAATATTGTTGGGATGCCTGCTGCTTTGCTGCTTCAG AGGGAAGATGCAACCATCAGCATTGTCCATTCCAGGACACAAAATCCTGAGGAGATCAtaagagaggcagatatcataATTGCAGCTGTTGGGCAAGCCAACATGGTGAGAGGGAGCTGGATCAAACCTGGTGCAGTGATTATTGATGTCGGGATCAACCCAGTTGAG GATTCAAAAAGCTCTCGGGGTTACAAGCTAGTTGGAGATGTTTGCTATGAGGAGGCCTGTAAAGTAGCATCAGCTATCACTCCTGTTCCAGGGGGAGTTGGTCCAATGACAATAGCAATGCTTCTCTCTAATACTCTCACATCAGCAAAGAGGGCGCACAACTTCCAATGA
- the LOC104445353 gene encoding LOW QUALITY PROTEIN: pre-mRNA-splicing factor SYF1 (The sequence of the model RefSeq protein was modified relative to this genomic sequence to represent the inferred CDS: deleted 2 bases in 1 codon), producing the protein MSIPKELYPSQDDLLYEEELLRNPFSLKLWWRYLIARADSPFKKRFVIYERALKALPGSYKLWHAYLRERLEIVRSLPITHSQYETLDNTFERALVTMHKMPRIWIMYLQTLTVQKLVTRTRRTFDRALCALPVTQHDRIWEPYLVFVSQRGMPIETPLRVYRRYLKYDPTHIEDFIEFLINSSLWQEAAERLASVLNDDQFFSIKGKTKHRLWLELCDLLTKHATEVSGLNVDAIIRGGIRKFTDEVGRLWTSLAEYYIRRNLHEKARDVFEEGMKTVITVRDFSVIFDAYAQFEESMLGIKMENMDLSDEDEEEGEEGENGVQENGFEEDEDIRLDVNLSQSKFEKKILDGFWLHDDKDVDLRLARLENLMERRPELANSVLLRQNPHNVEQWHRRVKLFEGNPTKQILTYTEAVRTVDPMKAVGKPHTLWVAFAKLYESHNDIANARVIFDKAVQVNYKAVDHLASIWCEWAEMELSHNNFKKALELMRRATAEPSVEVKRRVAADGNEPVQMKLHKSLRLWTFYVDLEESLGTLESTRAVYERILDLRIATPQIIINYAVLLEDNRYFEDAFKVYERGVKIFKYPHVKDIWVTYLSKFVRRYGKTKLERARELFEHAIETTPSDQVKPLYLQYAKLEEEYGLAKRAMKVYDQATKAVPGNEKLAMYEIYIARAAEIFGVPKTREIYEQAIENGLPDKDGKAMCLKYAELEKSLGEIDRARGIYVYASQFADPRSDADFWNKWHEFEVQHGNEDTFREMLRIKRSVSASYSQTHFILPEYVMQKDQKMDLDDARDKLKQAGVSEDEMAALERQLAPSANDIATKEASRKVGFVSAGVESQADGGLRSNVNNEDIELPDESDSEEEDKVEIAQKEVPSAVFGGLVRKREDTEKEEEGKDGESRLGALERIKRLKKLLADVAIDSSMSVS; encoded by the exons ATGTCGATACCCAAGGAGCTCTACCCGTCGCAGGACGACCTGCTCTATGAGGAGGAGCTCCTGCGCAACCCCTTCAGCCTCAAGCTGTGGTGGCGCTACCTCATCGCCCGGGCCGATTCCCCTTTCAAGAAGCGCTTCGTCATCTACGAGCGCGCCCTCAAGGCCCTCCCCGGCAGCTACAAGCTCTGGCACGCCTACCTCCGCGAGCGCCTCGAGATCGTCCGGAGCCTCCCCATCACCCACTCCCAGTACGAGACCCTGGATAACACGTTCGAGCGTGCCCTGGTGACGATGCACAAGATGCCCCGGATTTGGATCATGTACCTCCAGACCCTCACGGTGCAGAAGCTGGTCACCCGCACCCGGCGGACCTTCGACCGGGCGCTCTGCGCGCTCCCCGTCACGCAGCACGACCGTATCTGGGAGCCCTACCTCGTGTTCGTCAGCCAGAGGGGCATGCCCATCGAGACTCCGCTCAGAGTTTACAGGAGGTACTTGAAGTATGACCCGACCCACATTGAGGATTTCATTGAGTTCTTGATTAATTCGAGTCTGTGGCAAGAGGCGGCGGAGAGGCTGGCGTCGGTGCTGAACGACGATCAGTTCTTCTCGATTAAGGGTAAGACCAAGCATAGGTTGTGGCTCGAGTTGTGCGATTTGCTCACAAAACATGCCACAGAGGTTTCTGGTCTTAATGTCGATGCGATTATAAGGGGTGGGATTAGGAAGTTCACTGATGAGGTCGGGAGGTTGTGGACGTCCCTTGCTGAATACTATATCAGGAGGAATTTACATGAGAAGGCAAGGGACGTATTTGAGGAGGGCATGAAGACGGTGATTACCGTGAGAGATTTCAGCGTGATATTCGATGCTTACGCACAGTTCGAGGAGAGCATGCTTGGTATCAAGATGGAAAACATGGATCTGAgtgatgaggatgaggaagagggagaggagggagagaatgGGGTACAGGAAAATGGGtttgaagaggatgaagatatCAGGTTGGATGTGAATTTGTCACAGTCTAAGTTTGAGAAGAAGATCCTTGATGGGTTCTGGTTACACGATGATAAGGATGTGGATTTGAGGTTAGCTCGACTGGAGAATTTGATGGAGCGCAGGCCAGAATTAGCAAATAGTGTTCTCTTGCGACAAAATCCCCATAACGTGGAGCAATGGCACAGGAGGGTAAAGCTGTTTGAGGGTAATCCCACGAAGCAGATTCTTACATACACGGAAGCAGTGAGGACTGTAGATCCAATGAAAGCTGTTGGAAAACCTCATACACTTTGGGTAGCCTTTGCTAAATTATACGAGAGCCACAACGATATTGCTAATGCGAGAGTGATATTTGACAAAGCAGTGCAGGTCAACTACAAGGCCGTTGATCATTTGGCCAGTATTTGGTGTGAGTGGGCTGAGATGGAGTTGAGTCATAACAACTTCAAAAAGGCACTTGAGTTGATGAGAAGGGCTACTGCGGAGCCGTCAGTTGAGGTCAAAAGAAGAG TGGCTGCTGATGGGAATGAACCAGTTCAGATGAAGCTGCACAAATCATTGAGGCTGTGGACATTTTATGTAGATTTGGAGGAGAGCCTGGGTACCTTGGAGTCCACGCGTGCAGTCTATGAGCGAATTTTAGACTTGAGAATAGCCACTCCCCAGATAATTATCAATTATGCAGTTCTGCTGGAA GACAATAGATATTTTGAAGATGCATTTAAGGTATATGAAAGAGGTGTCAAGATATTTAAGTATCCTCATGTGAAAGATATATGGGTCACCTATCTCTCTAAGTTTGTAAGAAGATATGGAAAGACGAAACTGGAGCGGGCAAGAGAGTTGTTTGAGCATGCTATTGAAACG ACCCCTTCTGATCAAGTAAAGCCTTTGTACCTTCAATATGCGAAATTGGAAGAGGAGTATGGTCTTGCAAAGAGGGCGATGAAGGTGTATGATCAAGCTACTAAGGCTGTGCCAGGCAATGAGAAGTTGGCAATGTACGAAATTTACATAGCACGAGCAGCTGAGATATTTGGTGTCCCAAAAACAAGAGAGATCTACGAGCAAGCGATAGAAAAT GGTCTTCCTGACAAAGATGGGAAGGCTATGTGCTTGAAATATGCCGAGCTCGAGAAAAGCCTGGGTGAAATAGATCGTGCTCGTGGAATTTACGTGTATGCATCCCAATTCGCTGACCCAAGATCTGATGCTGATTTTTGGAACAAGTGGCATGAATTCGAGGTGCAGCATGGGAATGAAGACACCTTCCGAGAAATGCTTCGAATTAAGCGCAGTGTTTCTGCAAGCTATAGCCAG ACACACTTCATTCTGCCTGAGTATGTAATGCAAAAAGACCAGAAGATGGATCTTGATGATGCAAGAGACAAATTGAAGCAGGCCGGTGTATCGGAGGATGAGATGGCTGCTCTCGAGAGGCAGCTTGCGCCTTCAGCCAATGACATCGCGACGAAAGAAGCGAGCCGAAAAGTTGGTTTTGTGAGTGCTGGAGTGGAATCTCAGGCAGATGGAGGTCTAAGAAGTAATGTGAACAACGAGGACATTGAACTGCCAGACGAAAGTGACTCGGAAGAAGAGGATAAAGTTGAAATCGCGCAAAAGGAAGTTCCGTCGGCAGTTTTCGGAGGGTTGGTTCGGAAGAGGGAAGACActgaaaaggaagaggaaggcaAGGATGGCGAGAGCCGTCTCGGCGCCCTAGAGAGAATTAAAAGACTTAAAAAGCTTCTGGCTGATGTAGCGATTGACTCGAGCATGTCGGTATCTTAG
- the LOC104445354 gene encoding G-type lectin S-receptor-like serine/threonine-protein kinase At1g61490 isoform X2, producing the protein MERWKLDQRMCKRDGIELPENTSTSISTNVKKDAFWQMSQMKLPDSGDYVSDVEDEEGCESWCRSNCSCLAYSYVSTIGCMVWSKDLIDLEEFPTAGEDLFVRVAHIKAGGSRHRAVIISLSTIAGIMFFAVFVFVLCKWRANKTGNLSKIRRLLDSVDTLEKSTEPTQGNAWQEQLKQDDLPELTLYSFDSILLATNKFSTTSKLGQGGFGSVYKGKLKDGKEVGVKRLSSASAQGVEEFKNEIILISKLQHRNLVKLMGYCIEGEEKILVYEYLSNKSLDTFLFDSRKKAELDWGKRFQIIQGIARGCSTSIEILALGSYIET; encoded by the exons ATGGAACGGTGGAAACTGGATCAGAGGATGTGTAAGAGAGATGGAATTGAATTGCCAGAAAACACAAGCACATCGATTTCTACAAATGTAAAGAAAGatgcattttggcaaatgagCCAGATGAAACTACCCGACTCTGGGGACTATGTATCAGacgttgaagatgaagaaggatgtGAAAGCTGGTGCCGGAGCAATTGTTCTTGCTTGGCTTATTCTTACGTCAGCACCATTGGGTGTATGGTTTGGAGTAAAGACCTCATTGATCTTGAGGAATTTCCCACAGCTGGGGAAGATCTATTTGTTCGAGTCGCACATATAAAAGCAG GAGGATCGCGACACAGAGCAGTTATCATCAGCCTGAGTACTATTGCAGGGATTATGTTCTTTGCAgtatttgtttttgttctttgcaAATGGAGAGCTAACAAAACAG GAAACTTGAGCAAAATTCGAAGGCTCCTTGATTCAGTAGATACACTGGAAAAATCGACTGAGCCGACACAAGGAAATGCATGGCAAGAGcagttgaagcaagatgatttGCCAGAATTGACCCTTTATAGTTTTGATAGCATACTGCTTGCTACAAACAAGTTCAGCACGACAAGTAAACTTGGGCAAGGAGGGTTTGGCTCTGTTTATAAG GGGAAGCTGAAAGATGGGAAAGAGGTAGGTGTGAAAAGACTTTCCAGTGCCTCAGCCCAAGGCGTTGAAGAGTTCAAGAATGAGATCATCCTTATATCGAAACTCCAACATCGAAATCTTGTTAAACTCATGGGTTACTgcattgaaggagaagaaaagattttGGTATATGAGTACTTGTCGAATAAAAGCTTGGAcacctttctttttg ATTCAAGAAAGAAGGCAGAACTTGACTGGGGCAAACGATTTCAAATAATTCAGGGGATTGCAAGGGGCTGCTCTACCTCCATCGAGATTCTTGCCTTAGGGTCATACATCGAGACTTGA
- the LOC104445354 gene encoding G-type lectin S-receptor-like serine/threonine-protein kinase At1g61490 isoform X3, translated as MERWKLDQRMCKRDGIELPENTSTSISTNVKKDAFWQMSQMKLPDSGDYVSDVEDEEGCESWCRSNCSCLAYSYVSTIGCMVWSKDLIDLEEFPTAGEDLFVRVAHIKAGGSRHRAVIISLSTIAGIMFFAVFVFVLCKWRANKTGNLSKIRRLLDSVDTLEKSTEPTQGNAWQEQLKQDDLPELTLYSFDSILLATNKFSTTSKLGQGGFGSVYKGKLKDGKEVGVKRLSSASAQGVEEFKNEIILISKLQHRNLVKLMGYCIEGEEKILIQERRQNLTGANDFK; from the exons ATGGAACGGTGGAAACTGGATCAGAGGATGTGTAAGAGAGATGGAATTGAATTGCCAGAAAACACAAGCACATCGATTTCTACAAATGTAAAGAAAGatgcattttggcaaatgagCCAGATGAAACTACCCGACTCTGGGGACTATGTATCAGacgttgaagatgaagaaggatgtGAAAGCTGGTGCCGGAGCAATTGTTCTTGCTTGGCTTATTCTTACGTCAGCACCATTGGGTGTATGGTTTGGAGTAAAGACCTCATTGATCTTGAGGAATTTCCCACAGCTGGGGAAGATCTATTTGTTCGAGTCGCACATATAAAAGCAG GAGGATCGCGACACAGAGCAGTTATCATCAGCCTGAGTACTATTGCAGGGATTATGTTCTTTGCAgtatttgtttttgttctttgcaAATGGAGAGCTAACAAAACAG GAAACTTGAGCAAAATTCGAAGGCTCCTTGATTCAGTAGATACACTGGAAAAATCGACTGAGCCGACACAAGGAAATGCATGGCAAGAGcagttgaagcaagatgatttGCCAGAATTGACCCTTTATAGTTTTGATAGCATACTGCTTGCTACAAACAAGTTCAGCACGACAAGTAAACTTGGGCAAGGAGGGTTTGGCTCTGTTTATAAG GGGAAGCTGAAAGATGGGAAAGAGGTAGGTGTGAAAAGACTTTCCAGTGCCTCAGCCCAAGGCGTTGAAGAGTTCAAGAATGAGATCATCCTTATATCGAAACTCCAACATCGAAATCTTGTTAAACTCATGGGTTACTgcattgaaggagaagaaaagattttG